A stretch of DNA from Leptospira bouyouniensis:
AGTACAATTTGGGCATGGATGCAGGGAAAAAAATCCTGCGGGAGATCTTTCTCCTCCCGCAGGGAAGGAGAAAGCCCAAAATCGTGATCAATGGATGACTTTTTCATGCGTGAAATTCCTTTGTGTGGGTGTTTTTTATTCTGATCCCGTATTCTTTTGCCACTTCAATTACTGGCATAGAGACAGAGGGAACTACATGGGTTTTGATATAACCTGCTAACTCAGATGAGTTGAGCTTTTTTCGAAGACCTTCCGGAACCTTCGCCCAACATCTCTCAAAGGCTTCTGCCAATCGATTGGCTTTATACTTTTGAGTCGCAACCATATCGACAATGAATTGTGATTTGACTAAGTCTTGTTTGCTTCTTCTCATTATCTCCACTCCAATCTTGCTTTTGGAAGACCGCGGTCTCTACGGTCTTCATCATGTCGTTTGCTGATCCAAAGCTTGAACCTTGCATCGAGCTCTTCGGATTCGAGATAGAGTTCATAGAATGCAATGCGAACAATGAGCTTGTGGATAAACGGGATTCGTTTGATTGAATCTCCGATACACAGTCGTTTTGCGAGATCTTCCGTTTTCAATTCAAGCTCTTCGCCACGAGTCATTGTTGGATGCTCCGAGCAAGATATTTGATCGCAAGCTCCACTCGATCGAGGTGGAAACGAACGACCCAAAAATGAGCAAACAAAAATTTATCAGGATGCCCCGTTAGAGTAATTTTCAAATAGGGCTCTTTCGATCCCGAAAGCATACCCATTGCTTCTAATGCGATGAGCCTGTTATGCTCAACTTTAACTGTAGGTTTCCATTGATTGCTCTCGCAGTAGTGGATAGCCTGATCAATTTCGGATCGAGTCTCCGGCTCCAAAATTGTAAAGAGTTTCGGCGGTAGCTTTGCTACGTCTTGTACGGAAGTTTCCATCACGCAGCGTTTCTCTTGTTGTGAGGTTTTGCTTTGTAAGGAATTTTGAATTTATCAAATGCACTTCGAACTGTTGGAGGTACGAAGTCACCATTCAAAGCTTTGATTAGGTAAGGATATTCGATGCCAGCTTCTTCACTAAATTCTTTGAAGTTGAAACCGAGTTTCCGAATGCTCTTTTTGCATTCATCTGCATTTGCAAGAATCATTTTTTCTCCTTGATTTACTAGAACAGAGAGCCGATGCTCTCCGTAGGTTAAATCACAGTAAGAATGACCATATACGTTTACGTATATTCTGTCAAATAAAAATATTCGTAAACGTATAAAAAAATGAGTATCCCTGAACGCCTTAATAAACTAATGGAAATTGCAAATTGGAATCAAACGAAGGTTGCAGAATTAGGCAATATAACACAGGCATCGGTCAGTAGAATTCTGGGAGGTGCTACTCCAGGATCAGATTTCCTTACAAACCTTGCAAAAAATGGTAATGTGAATCCTCTATGGCTACTTACGGGTGAAGGGGAAATGTTCAAACATGAATCGACGATTTTGGATGAAAAGGAATCGGAAGAATTTAGGCAAGTTAACGTTTACCTGCATCAGAACATGGATGTTTTTGAATTTATTCAGAATTTGAAACAGGAGCCTCGCAAAACCCACGGGAAGGTAAAGAGTTTACTGGGGAAGCTTCTAGGCCTCTCCACGAAGGATCTGGAGCGTTTGGAGGCGTATCTGGAAGGAATGGGGAAGTAGGATTGGAAAGAGTTTGACGGGTTAGCTTACATTTTTGTGTCGTGTAATTTTAAAAAATTGACGAATAAATTGGCAGTGCATAAAACTTGGTCGTAAGTGTGAATCTTGGCCGATCACTGGCTGAATCCTTTTCGGCACCCTAAGCGAAAATTGAAAGTTAAGACTATGTTCGGGAAGAACAAATCGGAGAAGCCACTTGACTGTATCTACAAATTGGAACGAGAAGAAATTCAATCGATCCCATATACTTGAAGCGTTAAATACATACGAAGACAAAAATTCTGAGTCAGAAACATCTCATGAAAAATGGTCTAAGGCAATGCGTGCGTTAGAGGGAAAATTTGATGATTCATTTGCCAGAGCTATTCAGTCGTTAAATGATGGATATCGAGGTAAAAAGTAAATTTTCTGGTGACTGATTTTCAGAGAAGAAATAGAAAACTTTTTATAGAGCAAGAGCTTGAGAGATTTTACGAGATCGGCAGATTTCGAAGAGATGTAATTTCATTAGACAGCCAGCTACTGGAAAGCACTTTAGATCTTCATTTTGCAAGAATTGACTCGTGGCATGCTAGTAGATGGGTTTCTCAAGAGGAAAAAAAAAGAGCAGACCGTCACAAAGTTGGTGCAAACACCGCACTGGCTATTATGGAAAAAAAGCCCTTAATAATATTAGAAGGTGTAGAGACAAATCCTTTTGAAACTGTTGCCAACGGATTTTTCGCGATACGTATAGCCTTTTCCAGAGTGTTTTCAGAACACGAGGATAAACTGAAAATATTTGATTTTCCTGAGAGAGAAATTC
This window harbors:
- a CDS encoding helix-turn-helix domain-containing protein encodes the protein MSIPERLNKLMEIANWNQTKVAELGNITQASVSRILGGATPGSDFLTNLAKNGNVNPLWLLTGEGEMFKHESTILDEKESEEFRQVNVYLHQNMDVFEFIQNLKQEPRKTHGKVKSLLGKLLGLSTKDLERLEAYLEGMGK